One Rhodobacteraceae bacterium M385 genomic region harbors:
- the kduD gene encoding 2-dehydro-3-deoxy-D-gluconate 5-dehydrogenase KduD: MNPFSLSGQTALITGANTGIGQAIAVAMGRAGAHVICAGRSSCADTVAMTDSAEALTLDFADPMAAKDVFAARQIDILVNNAGIIRRDDVVDFSEADWDDVMDVNLKAAFFTCQAFAKAALPRGTGKIVNIASLLSFQGGIRVPSYTASKHGIAGLTKIMCNEWAAKGINVNAIAPGYIETNNTEALRADAARNAAILDRIPAGRWGRADDIAETAVFLASPAANYIHGAVLNVDGGWLAR; the protein is encoded by the coding sequence ATGAACCCGTTTTCCTTGAGCGGGCAAACGGCGCTGATCACGGGCGCAAACACCGGGATCGGTCAGGCGATTGCAGTCGCTATGGGCCGCGCCGGAGCTCATGTGATCTGCGCCGGGCGGTCCTCATGCGCTGACACGGTGGCCATGACCGACAGTGCCGAGGCGCTAACCCTCGATTTCGCCGATCCGATGGCCGCAAAAGACGTTTTTGCAGCGCGGCAGATTGATATTCTGGTGAATAACGCCGGGATCATTCGGCGTGATGATGTCGTGGATTTTTCGGAAGCCGATTGGGATGACGTGATGGACGTGAACCTGAAGGCCGCGTTTTTCACCTGTCAGGCCTTCGCCAAGGCGGCCTTGCCGCGTGGTACGGGTAAGATCGTGAACATCGCATCGCTGCTGTCGTTTCAAGGCGGCATTCGGGTGCCAAGTTACACCGCCTCCAAGCATGGGATCGCCGGGCTGACCAAGATCATGTGCAATGAATGGGCCGCCAAGGGCATCAACGTGAACGCCATCGCGCCCGGCTATATCGAGACCAACAACACCGAGGCTCTGCGGGCCGATGCCGCGCGCAATGCGGCGATTCTGGATCGCATTCCTGCGGGGCGGTGGGGGCGAGCTGACGATATCGCAGAGACAGCAGTGTTCCTCGCCTCGCCTGCGGCGAATTACATCCACGGAGCGGTGCTGAACGTCGATGGCGGGTGGCTGGCCCGCTAG
- the kduI gene encoding 5-dehydro-4-deoxy-D-glucuronate isomerase yields MTLKIETRHAIDPASAKSMDTTALRDHFHKDGLFAEGEINLLYTHYDRFILGSAVPGSGTLTLDHVAETGTPNFLDRREMGILNIGDTGQVSVGGETFTLENGELLYIGMGAGVVTFSGAGRFYITSSPAHRSCPTKMIKLADARRVEMGSREAANERVIIQFLHPDVCETCQLLMGYTQFQPGSLWNTMPAHIHDRRMEAYLYFEVPDDARVFHFMGDPAETRHIVMANEEAVVSPPWSIHCGAGTAAYTFCWAMAGDNVDFTDMDMVAMDALR; encoded by the coding sequence ATGACCCTGAAGATCGAAACCCGCCACGCCATTGATCCCGCTTCCGCAAAATCGATGGATACCACTGCATTGCGTGACCATTTCCACAAAGACGGTTTATTTGCAGAGGGGGAAATTAACCTTCTCTACACTCATTACGACCGCTTCATTCTTGGCTCTGCCGTGCCCGGATCTGGCACGCTGACCTTGGATCACGTGGCCGAAACCGGCACGCCCAACTTCCTTGATCGCCGCGAAATGGGCATTCTGAACATCGGCGATACGGGTCAAGTGTCCGTCGGTGGAGAGACCTTTACCCTTGAGAACGGCGAATTGCTGTATATCGGCATGGGCGCCGGCGTGGTCACCTTCTCGGGCGCGGGGCGTTTCTACATCACCTCGTCCCCGGCGCACCGCAGTTGCCCAACAAAGATGATCAAACTGGCCGATGCCCGTCGCGTGGAAATGGGATCGCGCGAGGCCGCGAATGAGCGGGTGATTATCCAGTTCCTCCACCCGGACGTCTGCGAGACTTGCCAGCTGTTGATGGGCTACACGCAGTTCCAACCGGGTAGTCTGTGGAACACGATGCCCGCCCATATCCATGACCGCCGGATGGAAGCTTACTTGTATTTCGAGGTTCCTGACGACGCCCGCGTGTTCCACTTCATGGGCGATCCGGCTGAGACACGCCACATCGTGATGGCCAATGAAGAAGCCGTCGTTTCGCCCCCATGGTCGATCCACTGCGGCGCGGGCACGGCCGCCTATACATTCTGTTGGGCCATGGCCGGTGACAACGTGGACTTCACCGATATGGACATGGTTGCCATGGATGCGCTGCGATGA
- a CDS encoding cupin domain-containing protein — protein sequence MPQFPIVEAGDNVTRQVLSDHPDLMVVAFTFAAEGAEGALHNHPHVQSTYVESGRFRFSMDGDPFEVGPGDSFVIPSDAVHGCVCLEPGRLVDCFTPRRDDFL from the coding sequence ATGCCCCAATTCCCTATTGTCGAGGCCGGCGATAACGTGACGCGGCAGGTCCTATCTGACCATCCTGACCTTATGGTTGTCGCCTTTACGTTTGCCGCTGAAGGGGCCGAGGGGGCGCTTCACAACCATCCCCACGTCCAATCCACCTACGTCGAAAGCGGGCGCTTCCGTTTCTCGATGGATGGGGACCCGTTCGAGGTTGGCCCCGGCGATAGCTTCGTCATCCCCTCGGACGCCGTCCATGGGTGCGTTTGCCTTGAACCCGGTCGGTTGGTGGATTGCTTCACACCGCGCCGCGACGACTTTCTGTAA
- a CDS encoding sugar kinase: protein MSVHPSKPLLSGPSSAPLRVTSIGECMVELAPAQEKGSFTQSFAGDSLNTLWYLRQLNPAWKCRYLTRVGQDHISEEMLKMMAGAGMETDHVGRETDRTLGLYMISLSDGERSFSYWRGQSAARLLADDPKRVAAAVADAHVVFFSGITLAILAPEARATLLAAVNAARAGGKTIVFDPNLRPKLWPDAAQMQQAIMAGAAVSDLVLPSFDEEAEYFGDATFEATANRYCANGASSVVVKNGSGQIYYTHRGQTGLVTPAPAGAVVDTTSAGDSFNAGLLAGLGRSASIAEAIKLGCDVARKVIGQKGALVTLDGPTAPAS, encoded by the coding sequence ATGAGTGTCCACCCATCCAAGCCGCTCTTGTCCGGCCCATCCTCTGCGCCGCTGCGCGTCACCTCGATTGGGGAATGCATGGTCGAGCTCGCGCCAGCCCAAGAGAAGGGTAGTTTTACTCAATCTTTTGCGGGAGATAGCCTGAACACCCTTTGGTACTTGCGCCAGCTTAACCCGGCTTGGAAGTGCCGCTACCTGACACGCGTGGGCCAAGACCACATCTCGGAGGAAATGCTGAAGATGATGGCGGGCGCTGGCATGGAAACGGACCATGTGGGCCGGGAAACCGACCGAACCTTGGGGCTTTACATGATCTCTCTCAGCGATGGAGAGCGTAGCTTTTCGTATTGGCGCGGGCAATCCGCGGCCCGCCTACTGGCCGATGATCCAAAGCGCGTGGCGGCGGCCGTTGCGGATGCTCACGTGGTGTTTTTTTCGGGTATCACGCTTGCCATTTTGGCGCCTGAAGCAAGGGCCACATTGCTTGCCGCGGTGAATGCCGCGCGGGCGGGCGGAAAAACAATTGTGTTCGATCCCAACCTGAGGCCCAAACTGTGGCCCGATGCCGCGCAGATGCAGCAGGCGATCATGGCAGGTGCCGCCGTCAGTGACCTTGTGCTACCGTCGTTCGATGAAGAGGCCGAGTATTTTGGCGACGCGACGTTTGAGGCAACGGCCAACCGCTACTGCGCCAATGGGGCGAGCAGTGTCGTTGTGAAGAACGGCTCGGGCCAAATTTATTACACACACCGGGGACAGACCGGCCTTGTGACGCCAGCCCCAGCGGGCGCAGTCGTGGATACCACCAGCGCGGGCGACAGTTTCAATGCGGGGCTATTGGCCGGGTTGGGGCGAAGCGCCTCCATCGCCGAGGCGATCAAGTTGGGGTGTGATGTGGCGCGCAAAGTGATCGGCCAGAAGGGCGCTTTGGTCACCCTTGATGGGCCAACGGCGCCTGCAAGCTGA
- a CDS encoding ribonuclease activity regulator RraA yields MANPQPAQDVPLDGQTLARLKGISTATVATLLYKKGFRNCYVQGVQPLAEGQDRMVGPAFTLRYIAAREDTDPIEAFREPDHPQRLAIETCPKGHILVMDCRQDASAASAGSILLTRLQVRGGGGVVSDGGIRDAAGAAALDMPVFAANPSAPTNLTKHHAVDMNVPVSCGGVAVYPGDIIVGDADGVMVIPRHLADEIAIEGAPMELFEEFVMQEVLRGVPIIGLYPPTDPDTLERFEAWKAAQT; encoded by the coding sequence ATGGCAAACCCGCAACCCGCCCAAGACGTCCCCCTGGATGGCCAAACTCTGGCGCGGCTGAAAGGGATCAGCACTGCGACGGTCGCGACCTTGTTGTATAAAAAGGGGTTCCGGAATTGCTATGTGCAAGGGGTGCAGCCCTTGGCCGAGGGACAGGACCGGATGGTCGGCCCGGCATTCACTCTGCGCTACATTGCAGCGCGTGAAGACACCGACCCGATTGAAGCATTTCGGGAGCCTGACCACCCGCAACGCCTCGCGATCGAAACCTGCCCAAAGGGCCATATTCTGGTGATGGATTGCCGCCAGGACGCCAGTGCGGCCTCGGCGGGCTCGATCTTGCTGACGCGCCTTCAGGTGCGCGGCGGGGGCGGCGTTGTGTCCGACGGCGGTATCCGCGACGCGGCGGGGGCGGCGGCGCTTGATATGCCTGTGTTCGCGGCAAACCCCTCGGCACCGACGAACCTGACCAAACATCACGCAGTCGATATGAATGTGCCAGTGTCCTGCGGCGGCGTTGCTGTTTATCCCGGCGATATAATTGTGGGCGACGCCGATGGCGTCATGGTGATCCCCCGCCATTTGGCCGACGAGATCGCTATTGAGGGCGCGCCAATGGAGCTGTTTGAAGAATTTGTGATGCAAGAGGTCTTGCGCGGGGTGCCGATCATTGGGCTCTATCCCCCCACCGATCCAGATACGCTGGAGCGGTTTGAAGCGTGGAAGGCGGCCCAAACATGA
- the uxuA gene encoding mannonate dehydratase, whose translation MKETWRWFGPLDTLTLPEIAQTGAAGIVTALHDIPYGQVWAADAIAARNDTIKAAGFTWDVVESLPVHEAIKRGEGDLSTLFANYRQSMANLAANGVRTICYNFMPLLDWTRTDLAAPVARGGTCLRFEAAKMAAFEVFMVERAGAEADYSAEVLEKARAWFDAAGPSGRDALLHAIMSGLPGAYDRFDIETLREALQAYDGLSRDDLRANLKRFLEEVIPMAQELGVAMCIHPDDPPRDILGLPRIVSDAPDIQWLLDAVDAEANGLTLCTGSLGANPANDVPAMARKFGPRTHFAHLRNVAKDPDGSFEEATHLGGDTDMVAVIQALLAAEKQRGTSIPFRPDHGHDLLSDTQRQSHPGYPLVGRLRGLAELRGVVAALEHPHHPDP comes from the coding sequence ATGAAAGAGACTTGGCGTTGGTTCGGGCCCCTCGATACGCTTACGTTACCGGAAATTGCCCAAACCGGCGCGGCGGGGATCGTCACCGCGCTACACGATATCCCTTATGGGCAGGTGTGGGCGGCCGACGCCATCGCCGCACGCAACGACACGATCAAAGCGGCGGGGTTCACGTGGGATGTGGTCGAAAGCCTGCCCGTGCACGAAGCGATCAAGCGCGGCGAGGGTGACCTGAGCACACTTTTCGCCAACTACCGCCAATCCATGGCCAACCTTGCCGCCAACGGCGTGCGCACGATTTGCTACAACTTTATGCCGCTGCTGGATTGGACCCGCACCGATCTTGCCGCGCCCGTCGCTCGGGGCGGCACATGCCTGCGGTTTGAGGCCGCCAAAATGGCCGCGTTTGAGGTATTCATGGTCGAAAGGGCAGGGGCCGAGGCGGACTACAGCGCGGAGGTTCTGGAAAAGGCCCGCGCGTGGTTTGATGCGGCAGGGCCATCGGGCCGGGACGCGCTATTACACGCTATCATGTCGGGCCTTCCCGGCGCCTATGACCGCTTTGATATCGAGACGTTGCGCGAAGCTTTGCAAGCCTATGACGGCTTAAGTCGCGACGATCTTCGCGCCAACCTGAAGCGGTTTCTGGAAGAGGTCATTCCAATGGCGCAGGAACTTGGGGTGGCCATGTGCATCCACCCCGATGACCCGCCGCGCGATATCCTTGGCTTGCCAAGGATCGTGTCGGACGCTCCGGATATCCAATGGCTGTTGGATGCTGTGGACGCTGAGGCTAATGGCCTGACCCTTTGCACCGGGTCCTTAGGGGCGAACCCCGCCAATGATGTGCCCGCAATGGCCCGCAAGTTTGGCCCGCGCACCCATTTCGCCCATCTGCGCAACGTGGCCAAAGACCCCGACGGATCGTTTGAAGAGGCGACGCATCTGGGCGGCGACACTGATATGGTTGCCGTGATCCAAGCGCTTTTGGCGGCGGAAAAGCAGCGCGGCACGTCTATACCGTTCCGGCCCGATCATGGGCACGACCTTCTGTCTGACACGCAACGCCAAAGCCACCCGGGCTATCCGTTGGTGGGGCGCTTGCGTGGTCTGGCCGAGCTTCGCGGCGTCGTCGCCGCGCTAGAACACCCCCATCACCCCGATCCTTGA
- a CDS encoding redoxin domain-containing protein, whose amino-acid sequence MPTPKLAPGVVLDEMSFPKLGGGSLSVGGQRENWTLLTVYRGKHCPRCKKYLNILDGMRSKWTDAGFDIAVVSADPEEKAAADQAEFGWGFDLGYGLTEDQMAVLGLYVTEPLSDAETNQRFSEPGTFVIRPDGSVLLIAISNGPSARPDLDELLDGMIFTKDNNRPPRGTV is encoded by the coding sequence ATGCCCACCCCTAAACTCGCCCCCGGCGTAGTCCTTGATGAAATGTCCTTCCCAAAGCTCGGCGGTGGCAGCCTGAGTGTTGGTGGCCAGCGTGAGAATTGGACCCTTCTGACAGTCTATCGGGGTAAGCATTGCCCTCGGTGTAAGAAGTACCTCAATATCTTAGATGGAATGCGGTCCAAATGGACCGATGCGGGCTTTGATATCGCCGTTGTGTCGGCAGACCCGGAAGAAAAAGCGGCGGCAGATCAGGCTGAATTCGGCTGGGGCTTTGATCTGGGCTATGGTCTGACGGAAGACCAGATGGCTGTGCTTGGCCTTTATGTGACCGAGCCTTTGTCGGACGCGGAAACCAATCAAAGGTTCTCGGAGCCGGGCACGTTCGTGATCCGGCCCGATGGCAGTGTCTTGCTGATCGCCATTTCCAACGGCCCTTCGGCGCGTCCTGATCTGGATGAGCTGTTGGACGGCATGATCTTCACCAAAGACAACAACCGCCCCCCGCGCGGTACTGTATAA
- a CDS encoding TRAP transporter substrate-binding protein has protein sequence MSRTFKLTSAILGGCLAVAASAASAQDLRGWNIHVEDYPVSIAMESFIAEVSEATGGEVTGNIFHNGVLGSQPDAIEQVRLGALDFGVFSLGQMGTSVPETNVVSLPFIFGSIPEMYELMDGAVGDAIDAGMRERGIVALGWYDAGARSFYNSVRPINTPADVEGLKIRVMNNNLFVMMVEAMDGNATPMAFAEVYQSIQTGVVDGAENNPPSYESTSHFEVAQYYSLTEHLIIPECLCMSLASFEALSPENQEIVLAAGRASAELQRELWQAREAASMEIVEAGGTIVNTIADKGPFQEAMAPVYEQFLADNPDMTDLVNLIRGTE, from the coding sequence ATGTCACGGACTTTTAAACTCACGAGCGCTATTCTTGGCGGTTGTTTGGCGGTTGCGGCTTCGGCAGCCTCTGCACAGGACCTTCGCGGTTGGAACATCCACGTAGAAGATTACCCCGTTTCCATCGCGATGGAGTCCTTCATCGCTGAAGTGTCGGAGGCGACCGGGGGGGAAGTCACTGGCAACATCTTCCACAATGGCGTTCTGGGCAGCCAGCCCGACGCGATTGAGCAGGTCCGCCTTGGCGCCCTTGATTTCGGCGTCTTCTCATTGGGTCAGATGGGCACCTCCGTTCCAGAAACCAACGTGGTTTCGCTGCCCTTCATCTTCGGTTCCATCCCAGAGATGTATGAACTGATGGACGGTGCCGTTGGCGACGCAATCGACGCCGGCATGCGCGAGCGGGGCATCGTGGCCCTTGGTTGGTACGATGCGGGCGCGCGCTCTTTCTACAACTCGGTGCGTCCGATCAACACGCCTGCCGATGTGGAAGGCCTGAAAATCCGCGTGATGAACAACAACCTTTTCGTCATGATGGTTGAAGCGATGGATGGCAACGCGACGCCAATGGCCTTCGCGGAAGTCTATCAGTCGATCCAGACGGGCGTTGTCGATGGGGCGGAAAACAACCCACCGTCCTACGAATCCACCAGCCACTTTGAGGTTGCTCAATACTACTCCCTGACCGAGCACCTGATTATTCCCGAGTGCCTGTGCATGAGCCTTGCCTCCTTCGAGGCCCTGTCCCCGGAGAATCAGGAAATCGTTCTGGCCGCCGGTCGCGCCAGCGCCGAGTTGCAGCGTGAGTTGTGGCAGGCCCGTGAAGCGGCCTCCATGGAGATCGTTGAAGCCGGTGGCACGATCGTGAACACGATCGCTGACAAGGGTCCATTCCAAGAAGCAATGGCCCCTGTGTACGAGCAGTTCCTGGCGGATAACCCCGACATGACTGATCTGGTCAACCTGATCCGCGGCACCGAGTAA
- a CDS encoding TRAP transporter small permease: MHDQLAPEGWVENILYWIGKICTLIASLALVILVATFGWLVFGRYVLNVTPTWVEQLALLLICYIVFLGAVAGTRDETHLGVTLFRDMMPGGLQKVIVILMDAVLAAFGAIMFLAGTKLMQFGWDSLLPMLDIPETFRTAAITICGALTFGICASRAVLRTLKFSHWQAMPDTSSTDISET, translated from the coding sequence ATGCACGATCAATTAGCGCCGGAGGGATGGGTCGAAAACATCCTCTACTGGATTGGCAAGATTTGTACGCTTATTGCATCGCTCGCCTTGGTCATCCTCGTAGCCACATTCGGCTGGTTGGTTTTCGGGCGTTACGTCTTGAACGTAACCCCCACATGGGTCGAACAACTGGCCCTGCTGTTGATTTGCTACATCGTATTTTTGGGCGCCGTTGCCGGCACACGGGATGAAACGCATCTGGGCGTGACTCTATTTCGCGACATGATGCCCGGCGGCCTTCAGAAGGTGATCGTGATCTTGATGGACGCCGTTCTTGCGGCCTTCGGGGCGATCATGTTCCTTGCGGGCACCAAGTTGATGCAATTCGGCTGGGACAGCCTGCTGCCGATGCTGGATATCCCCGAGACCTTCCGTACCGCTGCAATTACGATCTGTGGCGCGCTGACCTTTGGCATCTGTGCCTCTCGCGCTGTGCTGCGCACGCTGAAATTCTCGCACTGGCAGGCAATGCCAGATACGTCTTCCACTGACATTTCGGAGACCTAA
- a CDS encoding TRAP transporter large permease, whose amino-acid sequence MGLLILLCVFFLLVVMGMPVAFAMGIAAASAFWFEGFPMLITFQRANAGVSVFSLLAIPFFVFAGELMLHGGIAVRLVRLASALVGHLKGGLAMVNIFSSMLFGGISGSAVADISALGSILVPVMKERGYRPDFAVNVTVTSSIAGVVIPPSHNMIIYAVAAGGGISVSGLFLAGVIPGIIMCISLAIAAYVLSVKHNYPSEPFPGWGEVARTAASAIPGFFTAVIIVGGTLSGIFTVTESGAFGAIYALILTSVFYRSLSWKAFLQAITGTVRTTSMVMVLIAFASSFAYLLALYRVPESLSGALVTISDNPIIILLMINVILLILGMIMDMAALILICTPIFLPIAQGLGMDPTQFGIMMLMNLGLGLCTPPVGTCLFVGCAVGRIKIEQALKSIWPFYLAIFGALLLVTYVPAISLWLPSVMR is encoded by the coding sequence ATGGGCCTCTTAATCCTTCTGTGCGTCTTCTTCCTGTTGGTGGTGATGGGGATGCCGGTCGCCTTCGCCATGGGCATTGCTGCGGCGTCTGCCTTTTGGTTTGAAGGCTTCCCGATGCTCATCACCTTCCAGCGGGCCAATGCGGGCGTGTCGGTGTTTTCGCTTCTGGCGATCCCGTTCTTCGTTTTCGCCGGAGAGTTGATGTTACACGGCGGCATTGCGGTGCGGCTGGTGCGCCTTGCCTCCGCGCTTGTGGGTCACCTGAAGGGCGGCTTGGCGATGGTCAACATCTTCTCGTCGATGCTGTTTGGGGGGATCTCTGGCTCGGCTGTGGCGGATATCTCGGCGCTCGGCTCCATCCTTGTGCCGGTGATGAAAGAGCGCGGCTATCGCCCCGATTTCGCGGTCAACGTGACAGTCACGTCCTCCATCGCGGGGGTTGTGATTCCGCCGAGCCACAACATGATCATCTACGCGGTAGCGGCGGGGGGCGGTATCTCTGTTTCCGGGTTGTTTCTTGCGGGGGTCATTCCCGGCATCATCATGTGCATCAGCCTCGCCATTGCGGCCTACGTTCTATCAGTGAAGCACAATTATCCGTCCGAGCCCTTCCCCGGTTGGGGAGAGGTCGCGCGCACCGCCGCCTCCGCGATCCCCGGCTTCTTCACCGCCGTCATCATCGTGGGTGGTACGCTGTCGGGTATTTTCACGGTCACGGAATCCGGGGCGTTCGGGGCCATTTATGCGCTGATCCTGACTTCGGTCTTCTATCGGAGCCTTAGCTGGAAAGCCTTTCTTCAGGCGATCACGGGGACCGTTCGGACCACGTCGATGGTCATGGTGTTGATCGCTTTCGCCAGCTCTTTCGCCTATCTTCTGGCGCTTTACCGTGTGCCGGAATCTCTTTCCGGGGCGCTGGTGACGATCTCGGACAATCCAATCATCATCTTGCTGATGATTAACGTGATCTTGCTGATCCTTGGCATGATTATGGATATGGCGGCGCTGATCCTGATCTGTACGCCGATCTTCCTGCCGATCGCCCAAGGGCTTGGCATGGACCCCACCCAGTTCGGGATCATGATGCTGATGAACCTTGGTTTGGGCCTTTGCACGCCGCCGGTAGGGACCTGCCTGTTCGTAGGCTGTGCCGTGGGTAGGATTAAGATTGAGCAGGCGCTGAAGTCGATTTGGCCCTTCTACTTGGCAATCTTTGGGGCGCTGTTGCTGGTGACATATGTGCCTGCGATCTCTTTGTGGTTGCCATCGGTCATGCGTTAA
- a CDS encoding GAF domain-containing protein: MQSKTSHADKVLEATSSASAAARSQVAASWNRSVLKHGLNPDNDRAPELIEESALRERLQAHEQFMMVAAPRLDALYTLVGQSGCAVLLTDAEGVILDQRMSDADTPTFEVWGLRAGANWSEEREGTNGIGTCLTERRRVIIHQDEHFHARNIGMSCIDAPIFGVDGQIVAALDVSSARADQTEAFNRLIAAQVAQTARAIEEANFRAAFASARIVVAECDDGDSASLLAIDRDDLVVGATREARRAFGLAGTGPLQARPASDILGREDGPTGFERAERAAVIRALARANGNVSEAARQLGVARATLYRRMKRLGLSES; encoded by the coding sequence ATGCAGTCCAAGACGTCCCATGCCGATAAAGTCCTTGAAGCGACCAGTTCCGCGTCGGCTGCTGCGCGGTCGCAGGTAGCGGCCAGTTGGAACCGTTCGGTCCTGAAACATGGATTGAATCCGGACAATGACCGTGCGCCCGAGTTGATCGAGGAATCCGCCCTGCGGGAGCGTTTGCAAGCCCATGAACAATTCATGATGGTGGCCGCGCCACGGCTGGACGCGCTCTATACATTGGTCGGACAATCGGGCTGCGCGGTGCTTTTGACCGACGCGGAGGGCGTCATTCTGGACCAGCGCATGTCCGATGCGGACACGCCAACGTTCGAGGTCTGGGGCCTGCGGGCTGGCGCGAATTGGAGCGAGGAACGCGAAGGAACCAACGGTATCGGCACCTGCCTGACGGAGCGTCGCCGGGTCATCATCCATCAAGATGAGCATTTTCACGCCCGCAATATCGGGATGAGCTGCATCGACGCGCCGATTTTTGGGGTGGATGGGCAGATCGTTGCCGCCCTTGATGTGTCCTCGGCGCGGGCCGATCAGACCGAGGCGTTCAACCGCCTGATCGCCGCACAGGTCGCCCAAACCGCCCGCGCGATTGAAGAGGCCAACTTCCGCGCCGCTTTCGCTTCGGCCCGGATCGTGGTGGCTGAATGCGACGATGGCGACTCCGCTTCGCTGCTGGCGATTGACCGCGACGATCTTGTGGTCGGTGCCACCCGCGAGGCACGCCGGGCGTTTGGCTTGGCGGGCACTGGGCCGCTTCAGGCGCGCCCCGCCTCCGACATTCTGGGGCGCGAGGATGGGCCGACCGGGTTTGAACGCGCCGAAAGGGCTGCCGTAATCCGGGCGCTTGCGCGGGCGAACGGCAACGTCTCCGAGGCCGCCAGACAGCTTGGGGTGGCCCGCGCGACCCTTTATCGCCGCATGAAACGCCTGGGCCTCAGCGAAAGCTAG
- a CDS encoding aldehyde dehydrogenase: MKDLAHTETGTYTSPFKTRYDNYIGGKFVAPVNGQYFENVTPITNEKINDIARSDAADVELALDAAHGAKTAWGATSSTDRANLLLKIADAIEANLELLAQAETWDNGKPIRETMAADIPLAADHFRYFSSVLRGQEGSMSEIDADTVAYHYHEPLGVVGQIIPWNFSILMAAWKLAPALAAGNCTVLKPAEQTPAAIMVLAEIVNDLLPAGVLNIVNGFGAEVGAALATSKRIAKIAFTGSTATGRTIMKAATENLIPVTLELGGKSPNVFFSDIMAKDDAFFDKAIEGFVLFAFNQGEVCTCPSRALVQEDIYDAFMERVIERVKAIKHGDPRDPETMVGAQASKAQQEKILSYFTIGREEGAEVLVGGEAASFSGELAGGNYIQPTILKGHNKMRVFQEEIFGPVVSVTTFKDEAEALAIANDTMYGLGAGVWSRDMNTCYRMGRAIEAGRVWVNNYHAYPAHAAFGGYKQSGIGRENHKMMLDHYQQTKNLLVSYNPNKLGFF, from the coding sequence ATGAAAGATCTCGCGCATACCGAGACGGGCACCTACACGTCGCCCTTTAAGACGCGGTACGACAATTACATCGGCGGCAAATTCGTCGCCCCCGTGAACGGCCAGTATTTTGAAAACGTGACGCCGATCACAAATGAAAAGATCAACGACATCGCGCGTTCGGACGCGGCGGATGTAGAGCTGGCCCTGGACGCGGCCCACGGCGCGAAGACGGCGTGGGGGGCGACGTCTTCCACGGACCGCGCCAATCTGTTGCTGAAGATCGCCGACGCCATCGAGGCCAATCTGGAGCTGCTCGCCCAAGCCGAAACATGGGACAACGGCAAGCCGATCCGCGAAACGATGGCCGCAGACATCCCGCTGGCTGCCGACCACTTTCGCTACTTCTCAAGCGTGTTGCGCGGCCAAGAAGGCTCGATGAGCGAAATCGACGCCGACACGGTGGCTTACCATTATCATGAGCCTCTTGGCGTTGTCGGCCAGATCATTCCGTGGAACTTCTCGATCCTGATGGCAGCGTGGAAATTGGCGCCGGCCTTGGCAGCAGGCAATTGCACCGTCCTGAAACCGGCTGAACAGACGCCCGCGGCGATCATGGTTCTGGCCGAGATCGTGAACGATCTTCTGCCCGCCGGTGTGCTGAACATCGTCAACGGCTTTGGGGCCGAGGTTGGCGCGGCACTGGCCACCTCCAAGCGGATTGCCAAGATTGCCTTCACCGGTTCTACCGCGACGGGTCGTACGATCATGAAGGCGGCCACGGAAAACCTGATTCCGGTGACGCTGGAGTTGGGCGGCAAAAGCCCGAACGTCTTCTTTTCCGACATCATGGCGAAAGACGACGCCTTTTTTGACAAAGCCATTGAGGGCTTTGTTCTGTTTGCCTTCAACCAAGGTGAGGTCTGCACCTGCCCGTCCCGAGCGCTGGTCCAAGAAGACATCTATGATGCCTTCATGGAGCGGGTGATCGAACGGGTCAAAGCCATCAAGCACGGCGATCCACGCGATCCAGAAACCATGGTCGGGGCACAAGCCAGCAAGGCGCAACAGGAAAAGATCCTGTCCTACTTCACCATCGGGCGCGAAGAAGGCGCCGAGGTTCTGGTGGGCGGAGAGGCGGCAAGCTTCAGCGGCGAATTGGCGGGGGGGAATTATATCCAACCGACAATCCTGAAGGGCCACAACAAGATGCGGGTGTTCCAGGAAGAGATCTTTGGCCCGGTCGTATCCGTCACCACGTTCAAGGATGAGGCAGAGGCCTTGGCGATTGCCAATGACACGATGTACGGCTTGGGGGCCGGTGTCTGGTCACGCGATATGAACACCTGTTACCGCATGGGGCGCGCGATTGAAGCGGGCCGGGTTTGGGTGAACAACTACCACGCATATCCCGCCCACGCGGCCTTTGGGGGCTACAAGCAATCGGGTATCGGGCGTGAGAACCACAAAATGATGTTGGATCACTACCAGCAAACCAAGAACCTTCTGGTCAGCTACAACCCCAACAAACTGGGCTTTTTCTAG